A DNA window from Limanda limanda chromosome 6, fLimLim1.1, whole genome shotgun sequence contains the following coding sequences:
- the col4a4 gene encoding LOW QUALITY PROTEIN: collagen alpha-4(IV) chain (The sequence of the model RefSeq protein was modified relative to this genomic sequence to represent the inferred CDS: substituted 1 base at 1 genomic stop codon): protein MLPTSCHAPFTLLWXICLLMILTAPPAARGGDRSEPCSGRDCSTCSCFPAKGARGTPGGLGEQGRPGPPGFPGPQGPPGEKGRRGDEGPTGAAGPKGDVGSIGVLGFPGLEGVPGHPGSAGGPGFPGLDGCNGTRGQRGDPGLPGEQGADGELGFPGLKGFRGDPTVYFIQYPGVPGETGTSGVPGLQGEPGLPGPIGGLGPAGLDGTNGLLGRPGSRGPPGEKGRSLSGQKGDEGEQGLQGPPGPFEYVDPPEDLYIKGEQGPRGLKGVCGLNGLPGLDALPGIKGEKGILGFPGLRGFSGRPGLVGEKGFKGIIGSPGLPGLIGREGPKGMMGDPGPKGLRQEADITHTGEDGEPGPSGPSGPPGDMGLMGMHGPPGAPGRLIPGMTGAVGPSGVPGSKGDRGDPGQVFTDGPSPGEPGKPGRPGLKGPMGEPGNPGRYCLPGATGESGEPGQQGPPGCQGFPGLTGSDGDCSCGPPVILRGPPGSVGDIGYAGFPGVQGAPGQRGEQGEAGDVGASGQQGLGGFPGVKGFKGQKGDFIVVDIIGEKGNRGQLGPEGSQGFSGRRGLNGLPGAPGEPGPQGESFSNSPGERGFPGFLGPKGLSGPSGSPGVGVVGAIGQQGALGDPGPTGIQGPPGQKGAAGETLPCVPRNPGPPGEKGDTGNAGYPGFLGPSGFRGITGPDGIKGDKGQSGLRGLPGRQGPPGFVGDTGEEGPEGFSYGGDPGSPGFQGFSGLRGPAGDAEVGPTGPRGFPGPLGSQGPKGVPGPPGNDGLQGALGMAGVPGAKGQKGQDGAPGITGPPGPKANFCEIGKPGPRGLFGPQGPIGPPGFQGEKGEIGEVGPPAFGPQGPAGNPGSPGFPGFPGLQGPTGPIGDSGLPGPNGQKGLLGLQGKHGGPGAPGQTGVPGAPGTTGERGFNGRDAAQGCEGTKGEKGCIGAPGSPGETKYILIKGEGGKQGTSGICGFPGPRGSKGVQGPTGNPGYPGINGPPGITGHQGTPGHCSKPGVPGPPGRQGPPGLIGFPGETGDPGDLGCPGKSGEPGHEGCTGQKGDKGDSVGGPGTPGERGLPGDFGPSGPPGARGEPGGPGFIGDPGLKGCKGDLGHHGDPGQSGVIGPYGPRGHPGGPGLPGNAGSDGPPGPQGCQGLQGAPGPLGLHGLDGLKGVKGDMGTRGLALPGPPGLKGLPGDKGPQGPPGPSGPSQPGQPGTKGPPGPEGPQGSYGSPGEPGPSCKDPVPGPRGDPGCPGPDGELGCPGDMGDPGPNPPLAGDEGDNGDTGYRGLVGLKGYQGSKGFPGIAGDRGVKGVKGSQGLMGLPGNRGQRGCPGSGAPPGPKGLDGLVGPKGEKGGVSPCLYHPPAQPGPPGPPGPPGQPGEIGLIGEIGPRGFKGLTGDPGSEGPIGFGGPPGPDGTRGESGLQGENGDVGAKGDSGPIGDPGLPGQSRNLNSGFLLVRHSQSDQIPTCPLNMRVLWSGYSLLYLEGQEKAHTQDLGQAGSCMQVFSTMPFSTCNMGACSYASRNDKSYWLSTTAALPSVPVSGPPIQEHISRCVVCEAPSSPVALHSQTSERPDCPPHWTSLWTGYSFLMHTGAGDEGGGQSLTSSGSCLSDFRAQPFVECQGPRGTCHYFANIYSFWLTIVDSSSVASNSSSTSSSTTLTDSRQQRSNIGKCSVCMRG from the exons GGAACTCCAGGTGGTCTGGGGGAACAGGGTCGTCCGGGGCCCCCAGGATTCCCGGGTCCTCAGGGGCCGCCCGGAGAAAAGGGCCGGAGAGGAGACGAGGGGCCGACAGGAGCGGCAGGCCCGAAAGGAGACGTG GGAAGTATCGGTGTTCTTGGATTTCCGGGTTTGGAGGGAGTCCCG ggtCACCCGGGTTCTGCTGGAGGTCCAGGTTTTCCGGGTCTGGATGGATGTAATGGCACCAGAGGGCAGAGAGGCGATCCTGGACTTCCAGGAGAACAAGGAGCCGATGGAGAACTG GGTTTTCCGGGACTGAAGGGATTTCGAGGAGATCCAACAGTTTACTTCATCCAGTACCCTGGAGTACCT ggagAGACTGGAACCAGTGGAGTTCCTGGCCTTCAG ggtGAGCCGGGACTCCCTGGACCAATCGGAGGTCTGGGTCCAGCAGGACTGGACGGGACCAAC gGTCTCCTGGGTCGGCCTGGATCCAGGGGTCCACCT GGAGAAAAAGGTCGAAGTCTGTCCGGACAGAAAGGAGACGAG GGGGAGCAGGGGCTCCAGGGGCCTCCGGGGCCGTTCGAGTACGTCGACCCTCCGGAAGACCTGTACATCAAAGGGGAACAG GGTCCTAGGGGGCTTAAAGGCGTCTGTGGACTCAATGGACTTCCG GGTCTGGACGCTCTTCCAGGGATCAAAGGAGAGAAGGGGATTCTGGGATTCCCTGGGTTAAGG GGATTTTCTGGCAGGCCTGGTCTGGTCGGAGAAAAAGGATTTAAG gggATCATTGGAAGTCCAGGTCTCCCAGGTCTGATTGGACGAGAAGGTCCTAAG GGCATGATGGGAGATCCAGGACCTAAAGGGCTCCGTCAGGAGGCCGACATCACTCACACAG GTGaggacggggaacccgggccctCTGGACCGAGTGGCCCTCCAGGAGACATGGGGCTGATGGGAATGCATGGACCCCCAGGAGCCCCTGGCAGATTAATACCTG GAATGACAGGTGCTGTGGGTCCGAGCGGAGTTCCAGGATCcaagggagacagaggagatcCTGGTCAAGTCTTTACAGATGGACCCTCACCGGGAGAACCGGGAAAACCAGGACGGCCTGGACTCAAAGGACCGATGGGAGAGCCAGGGAATCCAG GTCGTTACTGTCTTCCCGGGGCTACAGGAGAATCTGGAGAGCCGGGTCAACAGGGACCCCCAGGGTGTCAGGGCTTCCCAGGCCTCACAG GCTCTGATGGGGACTGTTCCTGTGGCCCTCCTGTTATACTGAGGGGCCCTCCTGGCTCTGTGGGGGACATAGGGTATGCTGGGTTTCCAGGAGTCCAGGGAGCCCcagggcagagaggagagcaaggtgaagccgGAGACGTTGGAGCGAGTGGACAACAG ggtCTGGGTGGATTTCCAGGTGTCAAAGGGTTCAAAGGGCAGAAGGGAGATTTCATTGTGGTGGATATTATTG GGGAAAAGGGAAACAGGGGCCAGCTGGGCCCTGAAGGAAGTCAAGGATTCTCAGGGAGAAGAGGACTTAATGGGCTCCCCGGGGCCCCAGGAGAGCCCGGTCCACAG GGTGAAAGTTTCTCTAACTCTCCTGGAGAAAGAGGCTTCCCAGGATTTCTAGGGCCAAAGGGATTATCAGGACCTTCAGGTTCCCCTGGAGTAGGAGTAGTCGGTGCTATAGGACAGCAGGGGGCCCTTGGGGACCCTGGACCTACAGGAATCCAGGGTCCACCAGGGCAAAAGGGGGCTGCTG GGGAGACTCTACCCTGTGTACCCAGAAACCCCGGGCCCCCTGGAGAGAAGGGAGACACTGGAAACGCAG GTTATCCAGGATTCCTGGGACCTTCAGGCTTTCGTGGCATCACGGGACCTGATGGAATTAAAGGAGACAAAGGACAATCTGGACTTCGTGGACTACCTGGACGACAAG GACCTCCAGGTTTTGTTGGAGATACCGGAGAAGAAGGACCTGAGGGGTTCAGTTATGGTGGAGATCCTG GCTCTCCAGGGTTCCAGGGCTTTTCTGGTCTCAGGGGCCCAGCAGGGGACGCTGAGGTTGGGCCTACAGGACCAAGAGGTTTCCCAGGACCACTAGGCTCTCAGGGACCGAAGGGAGTCCCTGGCCCCCCAGGCAATGACGGACTACAAG GAGCCCTGGGTATGGCTGGGGTCCCTGGAGCAAAGGGCCAGAAAGGACAGGATGGAGCCCCAGGGATAACTGGTCCCCCAGGCCCCAAAGCCAACTTCTGTGAGATCGGAAAACCTGGTCCCCGGGGTCTTTTTGGCCCTCAAGGACCCATTGGACCACCAG GTTTTCAGGGGGAGAAGGGTGAGATTGGGGAGGTGGGTCCTCCAGCTTTTGGCCCTCAAGGTCCTGCAGGTAATCCGGGCTCTCCAGGTTTCCCAGGGTTCCCAGGGCTGCAAGGCCCCACTGGCCCCATCGGAGACTCTGGACTACCAGGACCCAACGGCCAGAAGG gtctGCTTGGCCTCCAAGGGAAGCACGGAGGGCCAGGGGCTCCAGGACAGACCGGGGTCCCTGGAGCTCCAGGGACGACGGGGGAAAGAGGGTTCAATGGACGAGACGCAGCTCAAGGATGTGAAGGGACCAAAGGAGAAAAAG GCTGTATAGGGGCCCCAGGGTCTCCAGGGGAAACCAAGTACATCCTCATtaaaggagagggaggaaaacaagGAACCTCTGGCATCTGTGGCTTTCCAGGACCACGAG GCAGTAAAGGTGTCCAAGGACCCACAGGTAATCCAGGGTATCCAGGAATCAACGGACCCCCAGGTATCACCGGACACCAAGGAACACCAGGTCACTGCAGTAAGCCAGGAGTACCAGGACCACCTGGACGTCAAGGACCTCCCGGACTCATCGGTTTCCcaggagagacaggagatccA GGTGACCTGGGATGTCCGGGGAAATCTGGAGAACCTGGTCACGAAGGATGTACCGGACAGAAAG gtgACAAAGGAGACTCTGTTGGTGGTCCTGGTACACCAGGAGAGAGGGGTCTTCCTGGAGACTTCGGGCCGTCTG gaccTCCTGGAGCGCGTGGAGAGCCTGGAGGACCCGGTTTCATCGGGGATCCAGGTTTGAAAGGATGTAAAGGAGATCTCGGCCACCATGGAGACCCGGGTCAATCAG GTGTGATCGGTCCCTATGGTCCCAGAGGTCATCCAGGTGGTCCGGGTCTTCCGGGCAATGCAGGTAGTGATGGTCCCCCAGGACCACAGGGCTGCCAAGGCCTTCAAG GGGCTCCTGGACCGCTGGGACTTCATGGACTGGATGGACTGAAAGGAGTGAAGGGGGACATGGGGACCAGAG GTCTGGCTCTGCCAGGACCTCCAGGGCTCAAAGGCCTTCCAGGGGACAAGGGTCCTCAAGGTCCTCCAGGTCCCTCTGGTCCATCCCAGCCAGGACAACCAGGAACCAAAGGCCCCCCAGGACCCGAAG GACCACAAGGCAGTTATGGATCTCCAGGTGAACCTGGACCAAGCTGTAAAGATCCAGTCCCAGGCCCTCGTGGAGATCCTGGTTGTCCCGGACCAGACGGCGAGCTAG GTTGTCCTGGGGACATGGGGGATCCTGGTCCAAACCCTCCCCTAGCTGGGGATGAGGGAGACAACGGAGACACCGGGTACCGGGGACTCGTGGGACTAAAGGGATATCAAGGATCCAAAGGATTTCCAGGGATCGCTGGAGACCGGGGAGTGAAAG GTGTGAAAGGGTCCCAAGGTCTGATGGGACTTCCTGGTAATCGGGGCCAAAGAGGTTGTCCTGGTTCTGGAGCACCTCCTGGACCTAAGGGTCTTGATGGATTGGTGGGTCCAAAAGGAGAAAAGGGAGGAGTCTCCCCCTGCCTCTACCACCCCCCCGCCCAGCCGGGGCCCCCAGGTCCCCCTGGCCCCCCGGGTCAACCTGGGGAGATTGGCCTCATTGGAGAAATCGGCCCGAGGGGTTTCAAAG GTTTAACGGGGGATCCCGGCTCCGAGGGACCGATCGGCTTTGGGGGGCCTCCAGGTCCAGATGGAACCCGAGGAGAGTCCGGCCTCCAGGGGGAGAACGGAGATGTTGGAGCCAAAG GTGATTCTGGTCCAATCGGTGACCCCGGTCTTCCTGGACAATCCAGAAACTTGAACTCAGGTTTCCTGTTGGTGAGgcacagccaatcagatcaAATTCCCACCTGCCCATTAAACATGAGGGTCCTCTGGAGCGGATACAGTCTGCTGTACCTGGAGGGGCAGGAGAAGGCCCACACTCAGGACCTGG GTCAGGCGGGCTCATGTATGCAAGTCTTCTCCACGATGCCGTTCTCCACCTGTAACATGGGAGCCTGCTCTTACGCCAGTCGCAACGACAAATCCTATTGGCTGTCCACGACGGCGGCCCTGCCCAGCGTCCCTGTGAGCGGCCCCCCCATCCAGGAGCACATCAGCCGCTGCGTGGTGTGTGAAGCCCCCTCCTCACCCGTCGCCCTGCACAGCCAGACCTCCGAGCGGCCGGACTGCCCCCCCCACTGGACCAGTCTGTGGACAGGCTACTCGTTTCTCATG CATACCGGTGCAGGTGACGAGGGCGGCGGCCAGTCGCTGACGTCCTCAGGGAGCTGCCTGTCGGACTTCAGGGCCCAGCCCTTCGTGGAGTGCCAGGGGCCCCGAGGAACCTGCCACTACTTTGCCAACATCTACAGTTTCTGGCTGACCATCGTGGACTCCAGCTCCGTGGCCTCCAacagctcctccaccagctcctccaccacgCTGACCGACAGCCGGCAGCAGAGGAGCAACATCGGGAAGTGCAGCGTCTGCATGAGgggttga